Part of the Nitrospirota bacterium genome is shown below.
CCCGAAGGAGCTCCTTGCCCGGGTTAAGGCGCTGCTCCGGAGGACCGGCGAGGGCGGCGCCCGGGACAAGGTCATACGCATCGGCGACCTCACGATCAACACCGAAACCGTTGCGGTCTCCAGGGGAGCCGAAGCACTCCACCTGAGCGCGACGGAATTCAAGCTCCTCCTCTTCCTTGCAGAGCGAAAGGGCCGCGTGTTCAGCAGGGACCAGCTGCTCGACGCCGTGTGGAAGGACGAGACCTATGTCGAGCCGAGGACGGTCGATGTCCACATCCGGCGTCTCCGGACCCAGATCGAGACCGACCCGTCGAACCCCGCTCACATCAAGACACGACGGGGCGTTGGCTATTATGTCGAATAGCGGTAAGGGCGGCATTTTCAGGCGGATGTTCGTGATCTATGCAGTGATCATGATCCTCGCCGTGATTGGCGTCGAGCTGTCAGTGACCAG
Proteins encoded:
- a CDS encoding response regulator, translating into MEPKKILVVDDEPDLIELVSYNLKKEGYKVSTAADGEEALEKLRKGGFDLVILDLMLPGVQGVEVCRMLRNNPKTESLPVIMLTAKGDVSDKIRGLETGADDYMTKPFSPKELLARVKALLRRTGEGGARDKVIRIGDLTINTETVAVSRGAEALHLSATEFKLLLFLAERKGRVFSRDQLLDAVWKDETYVEPRTVDVHIRRLRTQIETDPSNPAHIKTRRGVGYYVE